Genomic segment of Paenibacillus polymyxa:
AACAAAACTCGGCATATCAGGTTCTGACATAGAGATGCCCGAACTATTTAATTTAACAGGTACGGAATTCGCAGCCCATTGAATGACCGATATAAAGCGCTCCATCGTATAAATCACTCCGCTACCCAATAGGCTCAACACGCCGATCAACAAATATTTAAGCTCCATAAGAATTTATTCCCCCTTAATTACAAAGCATTTAAACTGCCACAAATTATACCATCAACTTCCATCTAATTATAGCTTCTAGAAATCCCCTCTTCATTTCCCTTCTTCAAACGCAGTAAAAAACCGGAGAGTACCGCTTGATAGCGATACTCCCCGGATCTCTAGTCCGATAAAGAAGCATTTCTGTTATTTGCTTTTGCTGATTTCGGTAGGAATGTTGTCCTCCTTCTGATCATGTACCAGTTCTTTTAACTGGATAATCAACGTCTCCAGCTCATTAAATCCGGTCACCATATTGGAGGTTATATTCAGTTGCTCCTCTACTCCAGCCAAAATTTGCTCTGACGCTGCACTCGCTTGTTCTGTAACGCTTGAAAACTCCTCCATCTCTTGAACGACCTGAGATGAGAATTGCTGCATACTATTCGTACTGGCTTCCACCTCCACGGCCTGCAGCAGCACTTTATTGGCATTTTGCAGGATATCCTCCAGTACAATTTCGGTCGAATGGGCCGATTCCATACTCTGCTGTAGTCTTTGCTGTCCCAAGTCAAATTGGCTTACGACAGAATCCATCTGAGTTCTCAGTTGGGTCAAAATACCTTCCATTGCCACCGAGGTATTCCCTACCATTTCAGCCAAATTACGCACTTCGCCAGCCACGATGGCAAATCCTTTTCCATGCTCTCCCGCTCTGGCGGCCTCAATGGATGCATTCAAGGACAGCAAATTAGTTTGTTTCGAGATTTGAGTAATATCTTTGAGCATGGCAGACATATTATCACTTTGTGTTTTAAACTCGTCCAATTCTTCTTTGGTACGACTCATAACCAGACCCAAATCCTTAATTTGAGACGTTAATGCAAGCAGTTGATTGCTCCCTCTGCTCCCGGCACTTTTCGTATCTTCGGAGAGCTGCTTCAATTCTCGGGAATGATCGGCAACCTCGCGCACGTGCTGGTCAGACTGAGCCAAGTTATCCGTTACCTCAGTGATATTCGAAGCTTGCATTTCTACCCCTTTGGCAACCTCCTGAAACCCGATGGCGACTTCATTCGTCACGCTGCCGGTAGCATCCACTTGATTCCTGAATCGTTCTGTGAAGCTATGCAATCCAGCTACAGCCTGTCTCACTTGTTCAAACAAAAATTCAATACGTTGCCTTGTGGCATCCATATCTTTATTTTGCTCTTCCGTTTTCTTAAACTGCTTTTGATTTAACACCGATACCACTAACAATAGCAAACCAATCAGTAAAACAATAATAAACTCGTGTATATAACGCAAAGGACCGGTAACCGGGGGAGTTGCTGGCGTACCGATGGTAATTTGTATAAAAATATTACACAGATTTAAGACCATTGTTATCAAAAAGTATCGGTAAGATGGGTAGAGCAACAACAATGAGCAAATAAAGATCGTAGTCACTGCCTCCACGCTAGATAAGTTCACAAATATACATATTAATACGCTATATAACGTAATAATCCAAGGAATAAGGCGGATTCCTTTCTTTTTCATATTCAGAATCGTCAACACTGCGGCGACTACAAATCCTACACCACTAGACACCCACACCGATGGATTAGATAATGCCGGGATGGTGCTGCTCAAGGTCATAATCCAAAAAATAATGATCACCAATTTGTTTCTTTGCCACAACAATTCATTTGTTCTGTCCATGATTGTGTACGCGCTCCTTAGATATATATTAGGTATTTATAAAATAAATATGTAAATGCCATACTATATATATCGTCATATCAGAACGCGTATTGAATGAAAATCGTACGAACACCACATTCCCTTTTAAACACCAAATCACAACAGGACAACTTTTTAAAGAGAAAGAGTATGTAAGTGTAAATAAATGAATGCAAAAAATCGCCCCCTAGCAGGGAGCGATTTTGAATACCTTTTTGATGATCTTCTGCAATTGAAAAAGATTCATAAACCAACTGAAAACATTAGGATTCCTTGTTTTCGGAAGCCTCTTCAGTGCCTTCAGTTGCCGCTGCATCACCTTCCACAGCAGCATTTTCTACTTCAACTGCACGCGGAACGATAATAGAAGCAAGCAGTTCTTCTTCAGGGACGTGCAGTGTTACTCCTTTAGGGAGCTTCAAGTCGCTAGCGCTCAGCTTGTCGCCAACATCCAGTGCGGATACATCCACTTCAATGGTAGATGGTAAATCAGCAGGAAGGCCTTCGACTTCAACTTCCGTTTCCTGAACTTGCAGAATACCGCCTGTTTTTGTACCTACAGGTGTACCCTGATAATCAATAGAAACACGCACGCGAAGCGGTTTGTTTTTGGCAATTTTCAAAAAATCGGCATGCAGCCATTGGTTGTCACGCTGTTGATAATCTTTAATAATAACCGGAATGGTTTCTCCACCCTCTACAGTGAGGTTGAACACCTCTGAACGTCCGGTTTTGACTACTTTATTAAATTCCTTGGCATCGACATGTACAGGGGTTCCTTCAAGCTCAGAGCCGTAAACCACAGCTGGAATCCGTCCTTTTAACCTCAATTCACGAATAGCCGAACCCTTCTTCTCTGTTCTCGGCTGGGCGGTCAGTTGAATACTTCCTCCATTAGAACTCATGATATACAACCTCCTTCAGGTTACCTTACAAATGATTTTCCTCCAAGAATCTTGCCTGTTTACCAGTCGTACTACAGGATATAAGCCAGCAAGCTGGCAAAACTAAACAAGTCCATAATTCTATTTTACCCCTTTTTTCTGAAACTGACACACGTTTACATAAAAAAATAGCATTTCTCGAAATAATCGAAAAATGCTACTTTCGTATATATAGCGACCAAGCATACAAGTCTATCCGGCCCGATTATCATTTACCAGTAGCAAATATTCTTCTCTGCCACTATGAATCAATACCTGCATCACAGACTGGTTCAGGTTTATATCAATATAGCGATCTGCCTCAACATCCTTGGCATCCCAGTGATTAAGCCGGACAATGTAGCCAATTCGCTGTATATCAGGAGACACCTGAATACGCGCTATTGCACGACCGTCATCCAAATCACGAAATTCAACATGTCCGTCGCGGTGCCCAGTTCCCCATACCCATACGTTCCAGCCAGTGTATTGCCGATCTGCACGCTCGTATATCAGTTCAATCGTGCGAAATGGAGCGACTTCCCTATCGTTTCCAAGCTGCACATCTGTCAACGTCATAGCTGTACCTGCAATTTCTTGATCTGTTCCCTCATCCGAGTCTTCCAATTCGTTCTCCGCCTGACGATTAACCTGATCTTGTTCAGTCAAAAAGGAGACTCGTGCAGGTTCTTCCTGATCATATAACACCATCATCGACCAGCGCGATACAGTCACACGATGGCCTACCACTTCATACCGTGTCTCATTACCAGCCCCGTGTGCGTCCACGACCACATGCCAACGATCCGATTCCGCAGGCAATAATATCGTTTGCTCTGTATCCGAGCCGTTATAAATCACCACAATATGATTCCAGGCATCGCCGTTAGCATGGTGCCTCAAAGCAAAAGCCACCACATGCCCATTGCTTTGCAGCACTTCCATATGCTGCTCCACCAGCTCACGATGGTCCATTCGGAATGCCGGGTGGTTGCGCCGCAAAGCAATTAAACCTTGGTAGTAATCAAACACTGGGCGAAACCTCGCCTTGTTATGCCAATGGATGGCATTCACCACATCTGGGCTTCGGTAGCTATTATGGTCTCCATATTTGGAGCGCAGCAGTTCATCCCCTGCATGAATAAAAGGAATGCCTTGCGATGTGAGTACCATACCGTTAGCCAACAGGGACTTGCGTACGGTTTCGTTCTCTAGCAAGTTATCTTCATCCAGTTCCCAATACGGGTCTGCTTCGGCAACAGCTTGTTCCGGTGTCCTCCCATCCTGTGGCTTCCCCTGCTCCCATTGTGGAAAACGACAGTGCTCCCGCAAATGTCTTACTGTCAAAATTTTATCCCACAGATTGAGATTATCGTGGGCAGTTACATAATTGACGGTCTCCGATGGCTGAGCTGTGAAATCATGAATAGCCCCAAAAGTACCTTTGAGCACCTGCTCCTCCTGATGTTCTGCCCCCGTGGCAAACCCGCTCCCAGTACCGTCGCTATCTCCCTTAATAGCAGAACGGTAGTTGTCGTTAAAAACGGCAAAGCCTTTGTCGCGTTGCGTTCCTTTTAGCGTAAGCAAGGGTTGCGGAGATTCTCCTCCCGTCCAAGGCTCACCATAGATCAGCAGATCGGGACGCACTTCAGAGCGAAGCTCCTGGGTAAGCTGCTCTACGGTCGGTGTATCAATCAGCCCCATCAGATCAAATCGAAAGCCGTCTATATGATATTCCTCTGCCCAATAGCGTAGTGAATCCTTGATATACTTGCGCACCATCGGACGTTCGGTTGCCACCTCATTACCTACACCTGATCCATTGGTGAGCTGCCCTTGCTCATCCGTGCGGTAATAATATCCAGGTACAACAGGCTCAAATGGCCCCTTTTCCACCGAATAAGTATGGTTGTACACGACGTCCATAATGACACCGATGCCGACAGTATGCAAAGACTGTACCAGCAGTTTCAGCTCTCGTATGCGTGTCTCCGGATCAGCCGGATTGGAAGAATAAGACCCCTCCGGCACATTATAATGTTGCGGATCATAGCCCCAGTTATATTCAGTTTCTAATTCTGCAAAGTCATTCACCGTATGAAAATCAGCCACTGGAAGCAAATGAACATGTGTAATGCCCAGCTCCAGCAGATGATCCAGCCCGATGCTGTTCCCCTCAGTATCCTTCAATCCCGTATACGTAAAGGCCTCAAACCGTCCCTGAGCAGCAGATAAGTCTTTTTTCCCCGTATTAAAATGGGTATCCATCGAAAAATCACGCACATGAAGCTCATAGAGAATGGCATCTGTCGGCCGCTTAAGGGTAGGCCCCGCATCCAATTCCCATCCGTCCGGGTTGGTTTGAGCCAAATCAATGATCGCTGTACGCTGCCCGTTGGCTGATACCCCTGTGGCATATGGATCGGCAGCATAATGAATGGTGTTGTCCGCCCACTCCAGCCTGTACATGTAATAATATTTGTTCCAGTCCCCTTCCAGCTCTATAGACCATACACCTTGATCACCACGGCTCATGAGAAATTCCTGACCACCGCTGTGCTCCTGAACGTTCCCCTCCTGATCGTACACCCCCGCATCGTTATACAACGCTATATGGACCTGCTGCGCAGTCGGTGCCCATACCTTGAACTTGCTGCCCGCAGGCGTATAAGTAAGACCCAAATCATAGCCTTCATATATGGGATATGTTGTGTGCTCAAGCTCATTGAGCTGATTGAAATCTGACATTCCTGTTCACCACCCATTTCTGTACATCGGCTTACAGCCTCTGTTCATCCATCATTTATGATGTTTATGACTTGTCAATATACCTCAGGATTTTGTGAAATCTTCACCTAATAGGCTATCAAAATAAGACAAGTTTGAAAAGCTGGATGATTTAAATAAGGATGACGCTTCCATTTCAACGCACACTCCATTTTATGACAAAACTATGAACAGGCTACAGCTTTTGCCCTTAAGGTATAACAATAGTTAGAAAAGTCAGGACAATCTACGGTTATCCATTTCAAAAATATCGTCTGCAATCCGCATGGTAGAACTTCGGTGCGAAACAAGGACAATCGTTTTATCTTGCTGCTGTTCCTTTAACGATTTTAAAATAATTGCCTCGTTCAGGCTGTCCAAATTGCTGGTAGGCTCGTCGAGCAGTAAGAGAGGCGCATTATGGACAAAGGCTCTGGCCAGTCCCAAGCGTTGACGTTCTCCACCGGACAGCCTGTCCCCCAATTCTCCAACTCGGCTGTCATACCCTTGAGGCAAGGTCATAATAAAATCGTGCACGGATGCCTTACGTGCTGCTTCCACCACCTGCTCATGTGTAGCATCAGGCTTTCCGATTTTGATATTAGCTGCAATTGAATCATCAAACAGGAACGTATGCTGGTCTACATAGCTCTGTAAGCCTCTCAAATGTCGGGTCCCAATTTCCTTCAAATCGTGTCCGGATAGCAAAATTTCACCTTGCTGCGGGTCCCTAAATCGCATCAGCAACTTTAGCAGTGTAGACTTGCCAGAGCCGCTTTTACCCTGAATGCCTAAAATCCGCTTATGCGGTATCGTAAGACTTACATCATTCAGCACCGTTTGACCATCGTATGCAAAAGTCACCTTGTCTACTCGTGCCCCAGTAAAGGCAACACTCATCCCTTCGATATTTTCCTCAACCTCCGGGGTTTCCTCCAATAGACTCAACACTCGTTCCCCGCTCGCCAGCGTTTGAAGCAAATTGTTGGACAAGTTGCTCAGTGCGACGACCGGACCAAATGAACTAAACAGTGCAATGACAGAAATTAGCATACCTGTAAAGTCAACCTGACCATTAGACATACCGTACAATCCAGCCAGCAGCATCAAGAATGAGAATCCAACTACAGCCGCATCTGTGATCGCTCTTGTGATGCCTTCATGATGCTTCAAGTCCTTCTGCTTGTCATCCAATTGATCCGTACGACGGTTAATCTCATTCAAACGTTGTTCTCCTTGTCCATATTGCACAATTTCCTTCATCCCCCGTAAGCTGTCCAAAAAATAACTGCTCAGCTTGCCAAAGCTGCTTCGGTATTCCATCCCCTGACGTTTGACCATACGTGACGTGAATAAGGGAATAAATAAACCGACAGTTAGGTAAGCAAGCGCAGCGAGCCAGCCTAATAGAGGCTCATAAGAACCGATAAAAAATACCATGAGCAGTGAAGTGATGATGCCGATCATTACAGGCGCTATCGTATGCGCATAAAATACTTCCAGCAGCTCAATATCACTCGTAATGAGTGATATCAGATTCCCCTTGTCCTTGCCTTCCAATTTGGCTGAAGCGAGTCTGCGCAGGGCTTGAAGCACCTTGTCACGCAGTACAGCCAGTAGCTTGAAAGCGAGATAATGACCACTCATTTGCTCGCCATAACGGAATACGCCGCGCAGTACGGCAAAAACCACGATCGACGTCAGCAAAAACGACATGGTGTAGCCTGTCGTGATGCCCGTTGCTGTAAGCAGAGCAAGGGCTCCGTACACTATAATGCCAATAGCACAAATAAAACCAAGCACTCCTGTCACAATCGTGATGAGCAGTACAGGTAAAAGAGGTTCCGCCAATACCCATAATTGGCCCATGATCCGTAATCCGTGTCTACGCATATACAGCCCCTCCTTTTGCAAACTGCTCTACCCGGTGTTGACTGAGATACATATCCGCATAGTGCCCTTGCTGGCTCAACAGTTCATGATGCGTTCCGGATTCTGCCACCAATCCGTTTTGCAGCACATAGATACAGTCGGATTGAACTACATTTTCCAGTCTATGAGAGATAAGAATCACTGTTTTTTGACCTGCCAGCGCATGTATTACCTCCATAATGCCTTCCTCACTCTCACTGTCAATGTTAGAGGTGGCTTCGTCAAAAATGTACACACGACTATCATGCAGCAATGCTCTGGCTAGTGCTAGCCGTTGGCGCTGTCCTCCTGACAGATTTGCCCCCTGCTCCTCCAGTTCTGCTTCCAGTCCTCCTTCTGAGAGAATAAAATCATACAGCTTCACTTGTCGCAAAGCTTCCAGCATTTGTTGCTCATCCGCGTACTCATTGCCCATTTTTAAATTTGCTTCCACTGTGCCTTTAAAAATATAGCTGTTAAAACCGATCCAGGTCATGTGACGCATGCGGCTTTCTTCCGAAATATCAGTAAGCTCGGTTCCTCCAATCGTCAGACTTCCTCGATACCCCTCGTGATGCCCAACGATCAATCCGGCTACCGTACTTTTACCAGAGCCTGATTCCCCAACAATTGAAACCAAGCTGCCCTGGGGAATATCCATGGATATATTTCGTAAGGTATCTCTTTCCTCGTAGGCGAAACTCACCTGTTTCAGTCGAATATCTGTGTTTTCTATGCTTTCTTGTCCTTGTATAAGATCCTCTGTACTCAACATTTGGAATATTTTGTCACTTGCTGCCATTCCGTTCATGGCGATATGAAAGTAAGAGCCCAGCAAACGCAGAGGAATGAAAAACTCTGCTGACAGCAAAACAATGATGATCGCTCCTGCCAAGCCAATATGGCCTGAAGAATATTCACTTATCGCGACCAGTACACCCGCAGCAGCACCACCAAATGCGATAAGATCCATAATGGCCACGGAGTTAAGCTGCATAGTCAGCACTTTCATCGTCATTTTGCGAAATTCCTCAGCTGCTGTGTTCATTTCCTGATGTTTATCCTGGTCTGTTCCGTACATTTTGAGCGTAGTCAGACCTTGTACATTCTCCAAAAAGCTGTGGCCCAGATTGACGTAACTGCCCCAATATTTCCGAAACAGCTTTTTAGCCATCCTCATAATGACAATGATCGACACTGGAATTAAGGGAACGCAGATCAATAGTATAATGGCTGCTTTGAAGCTGACAAAAGAGAGGGTTATGAATAACGTTACGGGGGCAAGCAGACTGTAAAATAGCTGAGGCATATATCTACCGAAATAGGTTTCAAGCTGCTCTACCCCTTCTACAGCAACCTGAATAACCCCCGAGGTGGAGGTATGATCTGTATATGCGGGTCCCATCTTCAGCAACTTGCCGTAAATTTGCGAGCGCAGCGTTTTTTTAGCATTTACCGAAGCACGATAGGATAACATACTGGCTGCATAATTGCTCAGGCAGCGAACTGCAATAGCAGCAATAACAATGACCGTCATAGATAGAATCAGCTTGCAAGTCACTTGTCCTTCCCATGCCTGCTGCATAACAAAGGCCATAGACAACACAGCGGCTATACTCCCCAAAAGACCGATCCACTGCACAAGCACACCCAAGACGATATATTTCCGAGAATGTTCCACTAGACCGAGCAGACGGCTGTCGACCATTTTAGACCTTTTTTTTGGAGTAGGTGTAGGTATAGGTTCAGATGAACATGAAGGCGTTATTTCTGCTGCAGCATTTCTTATTGTTCCGATGCGGAATATAAAGTAATAATATTTAAAAAGGATGACCAAGACGATGAGCGCTTTCCCCCACACATTAGGGGTGAAAATAAAGCCTGTAATCAGCATCGCTGACGCTAAGCCCAATGTCGTGATTTTCGTAGACAGCTTCAACGACCTTGTTTGGACAAAACTCTCTAGATGCTTTTGGTATAGAGAGGTATTCGAAAACCACTGGTGAATCCTTTCGGACCCCCGCATAAAGAAAAAGGTCGCTAGCAGTAGAAACGGTGTAGTCGGTAGCAACGGTAGCACTACACCAATAACTCCAAGCGCCAAAAATAAAAACCCTAAGGTAATATAGATCGGTTTCACTATAATCCTCCCTAATAGTTATAATAGTAATGATTTCATTTTATAGATAATGATAATCATTATCAATATAAACAATTTAAGCAGGTTGTTATGTGATGTAAATCACGTATATAAAAATCCTCTTGAAGCACATCTCTACAGAACACGTTAGTGTTGATGTGAATGCTTTGTCTTCAAGAGGATTATCGAAAGTATATGTTGATAATTCGTTGTTTTATGAATTTATAATATCATATTGCTCCAATACCTGCCGATGTAACGGGTGGTCTGCGGTTATGGAAGTATAACGCGTCAGCGCCGCACCCAGTCCTTCACTGCGGATCACCTGCTGAAGCTCGACTGCCTCGGGGTCTTCCGTAATATCAAATTTACAGGCAGCAGCCATTCCTAACGCCAGATGATCCGTAGGGATGCCATACTCCTGCGCTTGAAGCGCGGGACGTACAAGACGATCATTTGGAGACAGCTTGCGCAACGGTGAACGTCCGACCCGAGTAACATCGTCTGTCAGATTAGGATTGCGGAAGCGATCCAAAATTTTAGAGATGTACTTCTTATGCTCCCCTTGATCCAAACCGAAGCGCTTCACAAGCACTGCTCCTGTCTCCTCCAGTGACCCTTGTATCGAATCCACCACCTTGCTATCCTTCATGGCCTCCTGGATGGTAGCATAACCTGCGGTATAACCAAGATAGGCTGCCACGCAATGCCCCGTATTCACCGTGAACAGCTTTCGTTCAATGTAAGGCTCTAGATCCTGCACGTACAGGATGCCTTCGATTTCTTCATGCTCAGGTGCCATTTGTGAACGATCCACCACCCACTCGTAAAAAGGCTCTACCTGCACATGTAACGGGTCCTCGTGGTGTTGGATCGGCACAATCCGGTCTACAGCAGCATTGGGGAAATATACCGAAGCCTCTGCCTTGGCACGAGTCGCCTCATCCAGTAGCGCAAAAACATGCTCTTTCAGTTGGGCGCTGCCTCCGATTGCATTTTCGCAAGCAATCACATGCAGCGGGCCTGCCCCTCGCTCCACCCGCCGCGCTATTCCCTCGGCAATACCTGCTGCAATATGCCTGAGGATGCTAACCCCTACCGCGGTTGTTACCAGATCAGCATGGTCTACCGCATCGGCTACAGCCGCTGCATCCTTGCCGTCAATCGCCGTTACATTCGTGACCAGCTCCGTATCCTTTGTATCATTGGCTAACTCTACGGTATATTGTTTACGACGGCGTAACTCGGATACAAGGGTGTCGTTGACATCTGAAAAGACAACCTCATAGCCTGCACGCGACAGAATTAATCCGATAAAGCCGCGACCGATATTTCCTGCTCCAAAGTGGACGGCTCTCATAGCTCCATCTCACTTTCGAACAGATCTATAATTTCCTGTGGGGTCACCGCGTTGCGAAGTTTATCCATATTTTCTTCCTCCGCACACACCACAGCGATACTCGTCAAAATCTCCATATGATCGCCGCCTTGTGCTGCAATGCCGATCACCATATATGCTTTCTCTTCCCCAAAATCTACGCCTTGCGGGAACTGAACGATGGAGATGCCTGTGGATTGAATAAGCGTCTTGGATTCCTTGGTGCCATGTGGAATAGCCAGCCCATTCCCGATGTAGGTAGACACGATCTCCTCGCGTTCCAGCATCTTGTCAATGTACTCACTTGAAATATGTCCCGCATCCAGCAGGATTTGTCCAGCCATACGAATCGCCTCATATTTGTCTTTGGCGGTTGCGTTCATTTTTACTTTGTCTATCGTCATAATACTCACGGTAGGTTCCTCCCTGTCCCTAATTTACTGTGGAAAAATTCAGCCAGCTCACTCGATATATAATTGACAATATGATCCCTGCTACCGTGTTCCAGTAGCGTAACCATGTCTTCCTGCAAAAGTAATGCACTAATCTCGCTCAATACCTCCAAGCTTTCTCTCGGCAGCTCACGAGGCCCCAACATGAGCAGCACGCATTCTACCTGTTCACCTGTATCCGCCAACAGCGGCTCTGCCAGCTTATACAAGGTAAGCGAAGGCTTGCGAATATAGTGGCTGCGCGTATGAACTAAAGCAATGGAGGTATCAGAGATCACCTGACTACCTTGGCGCTCTCTTTCCATGAGTTGTGCAGCAACCACAGAAGGCTCTGTAACATTTCCCCGCTCCGCCTCCAGCATGCATATCGCCTCTACGGTCGCCGCCATATCCATCCCTTGATTTTCCAGCGGATACACTTGAAATTGCTGTACAATGTGTACAATCTCCTCGAGACTTTTCCGCAGACCGGTAAGCCACTCCATATCCTGGCCAGGCTGAACGGCCTGTTCCTGCTGATGATCATTGAGATGATGGAGTGTAATATGCTGGATGAAATGACGTAGACGGTCACTCTCCTCCTGCGTTAGCAGCGGACTGATCTTAAGATACCGATCTGGTTCAAGCGGTAGCTCTACTGTCGAAATGATCAGATCATAATCCTCCTTGGGAATCCGCGCCGCCTCGTACCATGAAGCCCTATCCACAATTTTGATCTGTGGGAGCTCTTTGGCGAGCCTTGTTGCCAGAAGTCTGGATGATCCAATGCCGCTCGTGCAGACTACAATGGCCCGCACCTCCCGACGCAATTGTCGCAGCCGCTCCAGCGAAGCGCCGAAATGCATGACGAGAAATCCGATCTCTTCATCAGGCACTTTCATTTCTGTCATGCTCGCCGCAGCCTTTTTCACTGAGTCAAATAAGCTGCTGTAATCCTTGCGGATTTGCTGAAGGAGAGGGTTACGAATCGACCTGCCTTCCTTCAAACGTTTGAATACCGGAGCCATATGGGCAATCAGTCCTTCACGCAGAACACGGTCCTCTTTCAATGGCGTGCCTGTCTCTTCCTCCACACGACGAATCAACTCATGAACCGACTCCAACAGTACGAGATCATCCAACGGCAGTAGTCGGGTAGAGTGATCTTCGGCATCACGAAATAGCAGCCTGAGATAAGATCGTTCCGGCTCTGGAAATTCAATATCCAGCGCCTCTGACAACTCCGTACATATGCGTTCCACCATAGCTGTGCGAAGCATGATATTTTCATCTGAATCTGTTTTTAAATACGAGAGAAGAGGATCTATAACATACCCGAGTCGCAGACGTACCAGCGAAACGCAAATTTGAATCAGCAGCTCCATGTATTTGCTTTCCACCATGTTTTCCAACCATTTTTCATGGGGCTGCCAGAGGGCCTTTTCCACGATTAGCAGGTTATCTCTGCCAATCATCTCCAGCAACTTGTCGGCAACACGGGTTACAGGACGAAGTTCTTCCCGGGCTGAAAACAGATCGGATTCATCCAAATATTCGAGAGCCAGCTCGGAAATCGCCCGTCTTTTGTCTGTCTCCCGCCCTGTAATCTCGACCCCGTACCCCCGTCTGCGCACAAGCATGAGTCCACGTTTCCCAATCCAGTCTTGCAATTCGTCTAGATCATGACTGACCGTAGTTACCGTGACTTTCAGATCTGAAGCCAGCGCCAACAGCTTGATCGGCTCCCGTGTATCCAGCAGCATGCAGAGTACCACGATCTTTCTCTCCTCAGCCGAATATTCGTCTGACTTCGTATGCAGCAATTGTTTTCGCAGGCATACAAGCTGAGCTGGATCAGCATCTATACAGATACCGATCCCTGACTTTTTCTCCAGCTTCACCTCATGAGCTGCCAGCCAATGCTCGACTGCACCCAGTTCCCGATGAACCGTCCTTGTGCTGACATTGATCTTCGTAGCAATTTCCCCGGCTGTAACCTCTTGTGGCTGCTCCAAAAGATACTCCACAATGTCAGATTGTCGTTTTGTAATATTCATAAGCGCATACCGTTCCTTCCCAAGCTCTCATCCCTTCCAGCAGGAAATAACAAACTGTATACAGCCGGCCTGACTTTATGGGGATTAAGAATCGGATTTCAGCCGTTCAACCAGCGCTTCGTATTCAGGGCTCTTCAGAAAATTGTCAATGGAAATGTGCTCAGCTTTCGGAGCTACTGTTTTAGCCCGATCTGTCAACGTTTTTTGCGTAATGACAATATCCGCATCCTGTGGAATTTCACTGATTGCCGTATTCGTAACTGTTACGCCCACACCCGCCTGCTTCATTTTTTTGCGTAAAATCGAGGCACCCATAGCGCTTGAACC
This window contains:
- a CDS encoding mannitol-1-phosphate 5-dehydrogenase, giving the protein MRAVHFGAGNIGRGFIGLILSRAGYEVVFSDVNDTLVSELRRRKQYTVELANDTKDTELVTNVTAIDGKDAAAVADAVDHADLVTTAVGVSILRHIAAGIAEGIARRVERGAGPLHVIACENAIGGSAQLKEHVFALLDEATRAKAEASVYFPNAAVDRIVPIQHHEDPLHVQVEPFYEWVVDRSQMAPEHEEIEGILYVQDLEPYIERKLFTVNTGHCVAAYLGYTAGYATIQEAMKDSKVVDSIQGSLEETGAVLVKRFGLDQGEHKKYISKILDRFRNPNLTDDVTRVGRSPLRKLSPNDRLVRPALQAQEYGIPTDHLALGMAAACKFDITEDPEAVELQQVIRSEGLGAALTRYTSITADHPLHRQVLEQYDIINS
- a CDS encoding DUF454 family protein, with the translated sequence MKPIYITLGFLFLALGVIGVVLPLLPTTPFLLLATFFFMRGSERIHQWFSNTSLYQKHLESFVQTRSLKLSTKITTLGLASAMLITGFIFTPNVWGKALIVLVILFKYYYFIFRIGTIRNAAAEITPSCSSEPIPTPTPKKRSKMVDSRLLGLVEHSRKYIVLGVLVQWIGLLGSIAAVLSMAFVMQQAWEGQVTCKLILSMTVIVIAAIAVRCLSNYAASMLSYRASVNAKKTLRSQIYGKLLKMGPAYTDHTSTSGVIQVAVEGVEQLETYFGRYMPQLFYSLLAPVTLFITLSFVSFKAAIILLICVPLIPVSIIVIMRMAKKLFRKYWGSYVNLGHSFLENVQGLTTLKMYGTDQDKHQEMNTAAEEFRKMTMKVLTMQLNSVAIMDLIAFGGAAAGVLVAISEYSSGHIGLAGAIIIVLLSAEFFIPLRLLGSYFHIAMNGMAASDKIFQMLSTEDLIQGQESIENTDIRLKQVSFAYEERDTLRNISMDIPQGSLVSIVGESGSGKSTVAGLIVGHHEGYRGSLTIGGTELTDISEESRMRHMTWIGFNSYIFKGTVEANLKMGNEYADEQQMLEALRQVKLYDFILSEGGLEAELEEQGANLSGGQRQRLALARALLHDSRVYIFDEATSNIDSESEEGIMEVIHALAGQKTVILISHRLENVVQSDCIYVLQNGLVAESGTHHELLSQQGHYADMYLSQHRVEQFAKGGAVYA
- a CDS encoding PTS sugar transporter subunit IIA, with product MSIMTIDKVKMNATAKDKYEAIRMAGQILLDAGHISSEYIDKMLEREEIVSTYIGNGLAIPHGTKESKTLIQSTGISIVQFPQGVDFGEEKAYMVIGIAAQGGDHMEILTSIAVVCAEEENMDKLRNAVTPQEIIDLFESEMEL
- a CDS encoding BglG family transcription antiterminator, encoding MNITKRQSDIVEYLLEQPQEVTAGEIATKINVSTRTVHRELGAVEHWLAAHEVKLEKKSGIGICIDADPAQLVCLRKQLLHTKSDEYSAEERKIVVLCMLLDTREPIKLLALASDLKVTVTTVSHDLDELQDWIGKRGLMLVRRRGYGVEITGRETDKRRAISELALEYLDESDLFSAREELRPVTRVADKLLEMIGRDNLLIVEKALWQPHEKWLENMVESKYMELLIQICVSLVRLRLGYVIDPLLSYLKTDSDENIMLRTAMVERICTELSEALDIEFPEPERSYLRLLFRDAEDHSTRLLPLDDLVLLESVHELIRRVEEETGTPLKEDRVLREGLIAHMAPVFKRLKEGRSIRNPLLQQIRKDYSSLFDSVKKAAASMTEMKVPDEEIGFLVMHFGASLERLRQLRREVRAIVVCTSGIGSSRLLATRLAKELPQIKIVDRASWYEAARIPKEDYDLIISTVELPLEPDRYLKISPLLTQEESDRLRHFIQHITLHHLNDHQQEQAVQPGQDMEWLTGLRKSLEEIVHIVQQFQVYPLENQGMDMAATVEAICMLEAERGNVTEPSVVAAQLMERERQGSQVISDTSIALVHTRSHYIRKPSLTLYKLAEPLLADTGEQVECVLLMLGPRELPRESLEVLSEISALLLQEDMVTLLEHGSRDHIVNYISSELAEFFHSKLGTGRNLP